One window from the genome of Pantoea cypripedii encodes:
- the mtlD gene encoding mannitol-1-phosphate 5-dehydrogenase — translation MKALHFGAGNIGRGFIGKLLADAGIELVFADVNQVVLDALNARHEYPVHVVGEQAKVEIVKGVSAVSSASEDIVTLIAEVDIVTTAVGPQILERIAGGVAKGLAKRHDNGNVRPLNIIACENMVRGTSQLKQHVLKALPEQYHAWVEQHVGFVDSAVDRIVPPSEAGSNDPLEVTVETFSEWIVDKTQFKGDLPTIPGMELTDNLMAFVERKLFTLNTGHAITAYLGQLAGHATIRDAILDQKIRAVVQGAMEESGAVLIKRYGFDADKHAAYIQKILSRFENPYLKDDVERVGRQPLRKLSAGDRLIKPTLGTLEYQLPHANLVQGIAAAMHYRSAQDPQAQELEALLAEKGPQATLAQISGLDANSEVVTSVVSAYNAMA, via the coding sequence ATGAAAGCGTTACATTTTGGAGCAGGTAACATCGGCCGTGGTTTTATCGGTAAGCTGCTGGCTGATGCCGGTATCGAACTGGTGTTTGCGGATGTGAATCAGGTGGTGCTCGATGCCCTTAACGCCCGTCATGAGTATCCGGTTCATGTGGTTGGCGAGCAGGCGAAAGTCGAGATTGTCAAAGGGGTAAGCGCAGTTAGCAGCGCCAGCGAAGATATCGTGACGCTGATTGCTGAGGTTGATATCGTTACCACGGCGGTGGGTCCGCAAATTCTGGAGCGCATCGCCGGTGGCGTCGCTAAAGGACTGGCCAAACGCCACGATAACGGTAATGTCCGTCCGCTGAATATCATTGCCTGTGAAAACATGGTGCGCGGCACCAGCCAGCTGAAACAACATGTGCTGAAAGCACTGCCGGAGCAGTATCACGCCTGGGTTGAGCAGCATGTTGGCTTTGTGGATTCAGCGGTAGACCGCATCGTCCCGCCATCAGAAGCTGGCAGCAATGACCCGCTGGAAGTGACCGTTGAAACCTTCAGCGAGTGGATCGTCGATAAAACCCAGTTCAAAGGCGATCTGCCGACTATCCCGGGGATGGAACTGACCGATAATCTGATGGCGTTTGTTGAGCGCAAGCTGTTCACTCTGAACACCGGCCACGCCATTACCGCCTACCTCGGCCAGCTGGCCGGTCACGCCACCATCCGCGATGCCATTCTTGACCAGAAAATCCGTGCCGTGGTGCAGGGGGCGATGGAAGAAAGCGGTGCAGTTCTGATCAAACGTTATGGTTTTGATGCGGATAAACACGCCGCCTACATCCAGAAAATCCTCAGCCGTTTTGAAAACCCGTACCTGAAAGATGACGTTGAGCGCGTAGGCCGTCAGCCGCTGCGTAAACTCAGCGCGGGCGATCGTCTGATCAAACCAACGCTGGGCACGCTGGAATATCAGCTGCCGCATGCCAACCTGGTGCAGGGCATTGCCGCCGCGATGCATTATCGCAGCGCACAGGACCCGCAGGCACAGGAGCTGGAAGCGCTGCTGGCGGAAAAAGGCCCGCAGGCAACACTGGCACAAATTTCCGGGCTGGATGCCAACAGTGAAGTCGTCACCTCAGTGGTGAGTGCTTATAACGCTATGGCATAA